From a single Chitinophaga sp. Cy-1792 genomic region:
- the tatC gene encoding twin-arginine translocase subunit TatC, with protein MFKKFFAKNNDKAEMSFFDHLEDLRWHIVRSVLAIVAFSIFGFLYTQEILDGVIFGPTNATFPTYRVLCHIGHAVGLGDALCITPVKVQFMNTQMVGQIMLQFKLAFVIGFVCAFPYIFWEFWRFVKPALKEKELRGARGVIFWVSFQFFLGIFFAYFLMAPFTINFLASYKVTDKAVNQFLIDNYFDLMTQIVLGMGILFELPVLVFFLTKFGLITPKFLRSYRRHAIVVILILAAIITPPDVIDQLIVFTPLYLLYEISIFISGKALRDREAKKGKKEEEEIQEWS; from the coding sequence ATGTTTAAGAAATTTTTCGCGAAAAATAACGATAAGGCAGAGATGTCTTTCTTCGATCACCTGGAAGACCTCCGCTGGCATATCGTTAGGTCAGTGTTGGCGATAGTAGCATTCAGCATATTTGGTTTTCTGTACACACAGGAAATCCTGGATGGTGTAATTTTCGGGCCTACCAATGCCACCTTTCCTACCTATAGGGTACTGTGCCATATCGGTCATGCCGTGGGTCTCGGAGATGCGTTGTGTATTACTCCGGTGAAGGTGCAGTTCATGAATACGCAGATGGTCGGACAGATCATGCTGCAATTCAAACTGGCATTCGTTATCGGCTTTGTGTGTGCATTCCCTTATATCTTCTGGGAATTCTGGCGTTTCGTAAAACCTGCGCTGAAAGAAAAAGAGCTGAGAGGTGCAAGAGGTGTGATCTTCTGGGTATCTTTCCAGTTCTTCCTCGGGATATTCTTTGCCTACTTCCTGATGGCACCTTTTACCATCAACTTCCTGGCATCATATAAAGTGACAGATAAAGCAGTCAATCAGTTCCTCATTGATAATTATTTCGACCTGATGACGCAGATAGTACTCGGTATGGGTATCTTATTTGAGTTACCGGTGCTGGTATTCTTCCTGACGAAATTCGGCCTTATCACCCCTAAATTCCTTCGTTCCTATCGCAGGCATGCAATTGTGGTGATCCTGATCCTGGCAGCCATTATCACGCCGCCAGACGTTATTGATCAGCTGATCGTGTTTACGCCGCTATACCTCCTGTACGAAATCAGTATCTTTATTTCCGGAAAAGCGTTACGCGATCGTGAAGCTAAAAAAGGCAAAAAAGAAGAAGAAGAAATTCAGGAATGGTCCTAA
- a CDS encoding M28 family peptidase: protein MKFVRVVAMNVFCLIIAASCNGQQADSTLLKQAIPYAAGITPAAIRSKLEVIAGPQMEGRETATRGQQKAADYIVRQFREAGLQPGANGQWEQFYEMYADTLLAGIIRVRDKNYYFGQDFITDLYDSQAETIDADHIQYVGYGLHSGRFNDYAGLDVKGKVVLVREGVPGGVPREWGNSYNKLAAAREAGVKALLVISPHAKNYSLLSKERIRRTGIYMPGEKSTAPNMYFITPAMAADLLGKPYDDSLFDNRNKNLRIPVHVRVPIHIQLDKKSNVYRPSNILGYLAGTDKKEEVVFVTAHYDHLGISDGQLYPGADDDGSGTSAVIEIATAFAKAKAAGHGPRRSMVFMLFSGEEKGLLGSGYYISHPVYPLSNSVADLNIDMIGRIDPAHERDTNYIYIIGDNKLSSELRPLNEMANGLTRFKLDYKYNDPNDPEDFYRRSDHYKFAQRGIPVIFYFNGTHADYHQPGDTVDKINFSLLARRAQLVYYTAWLIANRDDRLSVDRDER, encoded by the coding sequence ATGAAATTTGTCCGTGTTGTTGCCATGAATGTTTTTTGTCTGATCATTGCTGCATCCTGCAATGGTCAGCAGGCAGATTCCACTCTTCTTAAGCAGGCAATTCCTTATGCAGCCGGTATAACGCCTGCGGCTATCCGTAGTAAGCTGGAAGTAATTGCAGGGCCACAGATGGAAGGACGTGAAACCGCTACACGTGGTCAGCAGAAGGCCGCAGATTATATTGTCAGGCAGTTCCGGGAGGCAGGATTGCAGCCGGGAGCCAATGGACAGTGGGAGCAGTTTTATGAAATGTATGCAGATACACTGCTTGCAGGAATCATTCGTGTCAGAGATAAAAATTATTATTTCGGACAGGATTTTATTACTGATTTATATGATAGTCAGGCTGAAACTATTGATGCAGACCATATTCAGTACGTTGGCTATGGCTTACACAGCGGGCGTTTCAATGATTACGCCGGACTGGATGTTAAAGGCAAAGTAGTGCTGGTTAGAGAGGGTGTGCCTGGTGGCGTACCACGCGAATGGGGCAACTCCTATAATAAGCTGGCTGCAGCCAGAGAGGCTGGCGTAAAGGCGCTGCTGGTCATCTCTCCACATGCAAAAAATTATAGCTTATTAAGTAAGGAACGTATTCGTCGTACGGGAATATACATGCCGGGAGAAAAGAGTACAGCACCGAATATGTACTTTATCACACCCGCCATGGCAGCTGATTTGCTTGGGAAGCCATACGATGATAGTTTGTTTGACAACAGGAATAAAAATTTACGTATACCTGTTCACGTTAGAGTGCCGATTCATATTCAGCTTGATAAGAAAAGTAATGTTTATCGTCCTTCCAATATTCTCGGATATTTAGCAGGAACAGATAAGAAAGAGGAAGTTGTTTTTGTTACGGCACATTATGATCATCTGGGTATTTCAGATGGTCAGTTATATCCGGGAGCAGATGATGATGGGTCTGGTACATCGGCTGTAATAGAGATTGCTACTGCTTTTGCGAAGGCGAAGGCTGCGGGTCACGGGCCACGGAGGAGTATGGTATTTATGCTGTTTTCGGGAGAGGAAAAAGGATTGCTGGGTTCCGGATATTATATTAGTCATCCTGTATATCCGCTATCGAATTCAGTGGCTGATCTGAATATTGACATGATTGGCAGAATAGATCCGGCACATGAACGGGATACTAACTATATTTACATCATTGGTGATAATAAGTTAAGTTCCGAACTCAGGCCATTGAATGAGATGGCAAACGGACTGACCCGATTCAAACTGGATTATAAGTACAACGACCCCAATGATCCGGAAGATTTTTACCGAAGGTCAGACCATTACAAATTTGCGCAGCGTGGAATCCCAGTGATTTTTTATTTTAACGGCACACATGCCGATTATCATCAGCCCGGCGACACGGTAGACAAAATAAATTTTTCTTTGTTGGCCAGGAGGGCGCAACTGGTATATTATACCGCCTGGTTAATAGCTAACAGAGATGACCGGTTAAGCGTTGACCGGGATGAGAGATAA
- a CDS encoding tryptophan 2,3-dioxygenase family protein, producing the protein MGQDLSSYLDGLLYADYLTYWDYIQLDVLLNLQHPRTPFPDENIFIMYHQITELYFKLSLQAIEQICHAPVLSADIFKTQLKRINNYFKALISSFEIMVDGMDKEQFLKFRMALLPASGFQSGQFRLIEICSTNLPNLVYERQRESLQGKDLKDILEKIYWRSGATELATGKKTLTLRQFELKYMETFLHTAERYRLHNIQFRYQQLSPEEQAEIAPMLRDYDLNINVRWPLMHYKSAVRYLHKKPEDIAATGGTNWQQYLPPKNKRIVFFPGLWSEEELNNWGRIAMGEE; encoded by the coding sequence ATGGGTCAAGATCTGTCCTCCTACCTGGACGGACTGCTGTACGCGGATTACCTTACTTACTGGGATTATATACAACTGGATGTACTGCTTAACCTGCAGCATCCCCGCACGCCGTTTCCGGATGAGAATATTTTCATAATGTACCATCAGATAACGGAACTGTATTTTAAACTGTCGCTGCAGGCAATCGAGCAGATTTGCCATGCCCCTGTACTGTCGGCGGACATCTTTAAAACACAGTTAAAACGCATCAATAACTATTTCAAAGCCCTGATCAGTTCTTTTGAGATCATGGTGGATGGAATGGATAAGGAGCAGTTTCTCAAATTCCGTATGGCGCTGTTGCCTGCCAGCGGATTTCAGAGCGGCCAGTTCCGGCTCATTGAAATATGTTCAACCAATTTACCCAACCTGGTATATGAGCGGCAACGGGAAAGTTTGCAGGGGAAGGATTTAAAAGATATTCTGGAAAAAATTTACTGGAGAAGTGGAGCTACTGAACTGGCTACCGGAAAGAAAACCCTTACGTTACGCCAGTTCGAACTGAAATATATGGAAACCTTCCTTCATACTGCTGAAAGGTATAGGTTGCACAATATTCAGTTCCGTTATCAACAACTTTCTCCCGAAGAACAGGCGGAAATTGCGCCTATGCTTCGGGATTATGATCTCAACATCAATGTACGATGGCCACTGATGCACTATAAGTCTGCGGTAAGATATCTCCACAAAAAACCGGAAGATATAGCAGCAACAGGGGGTACCAACTGGCAGCAATACCTGCCGCCAAAGAATAAACGTATTGTATTCTTCCCCGGATTATGGTCGGAAGAAGAGCTGAACAACTGGGGACGTATTGCTATGGGAGAGGAGTAA
- the trmB gene encoding tRNA (guanosine(46)-N7)-methyltransferase TrmB has product MGQKKLQRFAEIETFPNVLIYPEGMQGKWHEFFHNNNPVVLELACGKGDYTVGMARIFPDKNVIGVDLKGNRIWRGAKTAIDEKLNNAAFLRTQIDKLNNYFNPGEVSEIWITFPDPFLRASKSKKRLTSPRFLELYQPLLAKGATINLKTDSAELYAFTKEVIEVLGCEVVEDIADIYAMPEIPNLLRITTHYERMHLADNRTIRYIKFKLPEAALPNWRNVKLPSDEAAVGGED; this is encoded by the coding sequence ATGGGACAAAAAAAATTACAACGCTTCGCTGAAATAGAAACTTTTCCTAATGTATTGATATACCCGGAAGGGATGCAGGGAAAATGGCATGAATTCTTTCATAATAACAATCCGGTAGTACTGGAACTAGCCTGTGGTAAAGGTGACTATACCGTTGGCATGGCCCGTATTTTCCCGGATAAAAACGTAATCGGGGTAGACCTGAAGGGTAACCGCATCTGGAGAGGCGCTAAAACTGCTATAGATGAAAAACTCAATAACGCAGCCTTCCTCCGCACCCAGATCGATAAACTCAACAATTATTTCAACCCCGGCGAAGTATCAGAAATCTGGATCACCTTCCCGGACCCATTCCTGCGCGCGTCTAAATCCAAAAAAAGACTGACTTCTCCAAGGTTTCTCGAGCTATACCAGCCATTACTGGCTAAAGGAGCTACCATTAACCTGAAAACAGACTCTGCTGAACTCTACGCTTTTACCAAAGAAGTTATTGAAGTGCTTGGTTGTGAAGTAGTTGAAGATATTGCGGACATATACGCCATGCCGGAAATTCCTAACCTGTTGCGTATCACGACGCACTACGAAAGAATGCACCTGGCAGATAACCGCACCATCAGGTATATTAAATTCAAATTGCCAGAAGCTGCTTTGCCTAACTGGCGCAACGTTAAATTACCTTCCGATGAAGCAGCCGTTGGTGGAGAAGATTGA
- the murA gene encoding UDP-N-acetylglucosamine 1-carboxyvinyltransferase has protein sequence MSSAFEVRGGNRLQGEITPQGAKNEALQIISAVMLTPEKVTISNIPDIVDVNLLIELLGEAGVKINRISRDVCEFQADNIDLEYLQSPEFKKKSGRLRGSVMIAGPLLARFGKAFIPKPGGDKIGRRRLDTHIIGFEKLGARFIYDSDDNFFRLETTGLKGTYMLLDEPSVTGTANIVMAAVMAEGTTTIYNAACEPYLQQLCKMLTRMGARIQGIGSNLLTIEGVKYLGGCEHSMLPDMIEIGSFIGLAAMTQSEITIKNAGVEHLGIIPEKFRQLGINLEIRGNDIYIPSQDAYEIQTFLDGSILTISDHPWPGFTPDLLSIVLVVATQAKGSVMIHQKMFESRLFFVDKLIDMGAQIVLCDPHRAVVIGLGRQHKLRGITMSSPDIRAGVSLLIAALSAEGKSTIQNIDQIDRGYQYIDERLRKLGADIKRV, from the coding sequence GTGAGCAGTGCTTTTGAAGTAAGAGGTGGCAACCGTCTGCAAGGGGAAATTACCCCTCAGGGTGCCAAAAATGAAGCTTTACAGATCATCAGTGCAGTAATGCTTACCCCTGAAAAGGTAACCATATCTAACATCCCCGACATTGTGGATGTTAACCTCCTGATCGAATTGCTGGGAGAAGCTGGCGTAAAAATCAATCGTATCAGCAGAGATGTCTGTGAGTTTCAGGCCGACAATATCGACCTGGAATATTTACAGAGCCCGGAATTTAAAAAGAAATCCGGTCGCTTACGTGGCTCCGTTATGATCGCCGGCCCATTGCTGGCAAGATTCGGAAAAGCGTTCATCCCTAAACCAGGAGGTGATAAAATTGGCCGTCGCAGACTGGATACCCATATTATCGGTTTCGAGAAACTGGGAGCCAGATTCATTTATGACTCCGACGACAACTTCTTCCGCCTGGAAACTACCGGCCTGAAAGGAACTTATATGTTGCTGGACGAGCCTAGCGTTACCGGTACTGCCAATATCGTAATGGCGGCAGTAATGGCAGAAGGTACTACCACCATCTACAACGCAGCCTGCGAACCTTACCTGCAACAGCTCTGCAAAATGCTGACCCGCATGGGCGCACGCATCCAGGGCATCGGCTCCAATCTCCTCACCATCGAAGGTGTTAAGTATCTGGGTGGCTGCGAACATAGCATGCTGCCGGATATGATCGAAATAGGCTCTTTCATCGGCCTCGCCGCCATGACACAGAGCGAAATCACCATCAAGAACGCCGGCGTGGAACACCTGGGTATTATCCCGGAGAAATTCCGCCAGCTGGGTATCAACCTCGAAATCCGTGGAAATGATATCTATATCCCGAGTCAGGATGCCTACGAAATCCAGACTTTCCTTGATGGATCTATTCTTACCATCTCAGATCACCCATGGCCAGGTTTTACCCCTGACCTGCTGAGTATAGTACTGGTAGTAGCTACACAGGCAAAAGGCAGTGTGATGATACACCAGAAAATGTTTGAAAGCCGTTTGTTCTTTGTCGACAAATTAATTGATATGGGCGCGCAGATCGTTCTCTGCGACCCGCACCGTGCAGTAGTGATCGGCCTCGGCCGCCAGCACAAACTGCGTGGTATCACCATGTCTTCTCCGGATATCCGTGCCGGTGTTTCCCTGCTGATCGCTGCACTCAGCGCTGAAGGTAAGAGCACCATACAGAATATCGACCAGATAGACCGTGGTTACCAATATATTGATGAGCGTCTCAGAAAGCTGGGTGCAGACATCAAACGCGTTTAA
- the rpiB gene encoding ribose 5-phosphate isomerase B: MEKNTFNPVLPVAIGSDHAGFEYKEEVISFLEAKGLKVKDFGTHSKDSVDYPDYAHPVSTAVEREEASFGILICGSANGVAITANKHQGIRAAICWGEELARLARSHNNANVLCIPARFVDIPVATQMVEVFINTPFEGGRHGDRVRKMACL, translated from the coding sequence ATGGAAAAAAATACCTTTAATCCTGTTCTGCCGGTAGCCATAGGTTCTGATCATGCGGGGTTTGAATATAAAGAAGAAGTAATTTCATTCCTGGAAGCAAAAGGTCTCAAAGTAAAAGACTTCGGGACCCATTCAAAAGATTCTGTAGACTACCCGGATTATGCACATCCGGTGTCTACGGCCGTAGAACGTGAAGAGGCCTCCTTTGGTATCCTCATCTGCGGAAGTGCAAACGGGGTGGCTATCACCGCCAATAAACACCAGGGTATCCGTGCCGCCATCTGCTGGGGCGAAGAGCTTGCCAGGCTGGCCCGCTCACATAACAATGCTAATGTGTTATGTATTCCTGCCCGTTTTGTAGATATACCAGTGGCAACCCAGATGGTGGAAGTATTTATTAATACGCCATTTGAAGGTGGCCGTCATGGCGACAGAGTAAGGAAAATGGCCTGCCTCTGA
- a CDS encoding alpha/beta fold hydrolase, with protein sequence MQHTKIPILLLHGALGAAPQFDTLKSLLEPHYDVHVLEFSGHGQQPFSAEGFSIPVFAGEVLRYLEENGLDFIHIFGYSMGGYVALYLARHQPERIGHIITLATKYNWNEATAGREVKQLNPELIAEKVPAYAKVLEERHTASDWKEVVNMTAILIEDLGHQSLLRANDYAQIASPCLLMMGDSDNMVSFQETIEAFKALPEAQFAVLPDTVHPLEKADAPLLAYHIRRFTTQKI encoded by the coding sequence ATGCAGCATACAAAAATCCCCATTCTTCTGTTACATGGCGCCTTAGGGGCGGCCCCACAGTTCGACACCCTGAAATCATTACTGGAACCACATTACGATGTCCATGTCCTGGAATTCAGTGGCCACGGGCAGCAACCATTTTCTGCAGAAGGCTTCAGTATACCTGTTTTTGCAGGAGAAGTGCTGCGCTACCTGGAAGAGAATGGACTGGACTTCATCCATATTTTTGGTTACAGCATGGGCGGCTATGTAGCACTATACCTTGCCAGGCACCAGCCGGAGCGGATCGGGCATATTATCACACTGGCCACCAAATATAACTGGAACGAAGCCACTGCCGGCAGAGAAGTAAAGCAGCTCAACCCCGAACTGATCGCCGAAAAGGTACCCGCCTACGCCAAAGTGCTGGAAGAACGTCATACTGCATCAGACTGGAAAGAGGTGGTAAACATGACTGCTATTCTGATCGAAGATCTGGGGCATCAGTCACTGTTAAGGGCCAACGATTATGCGCAGATAGCATCTCCCTGCTTACTGATGATGGGAGACAGCGATAACATGGTTTCTTTCCAGGAAACGATTGAGGCATTCAAAGCCTTACCGGAGGCCCAGTTTGCCGTTTTACCAGATACGGTGCATCCACTGGAAAAAGCAGACGCACCATTGCTGGCATATCATATCAGACGATTTACTACACAGAAGATTTAA
- a CDS encoding Lrp/AsnC ligand binding domain-containing protein, whose translation MSHNLNIDKLDLQIISEMMNNAEISYADLGKKLFVSGGTIHVRMKKLQELGIVKGTKLHVDLKMIGYDVIAFIGIYLEKSSMYDTVAKELRKIPEMVRLNYTTGSYSMFAEIICKDITQLRRILHDELQKIKGIERTETLISLEESFYRTINVVE comes from the coding sequence ATGAGCCACAATTTGAATATTGACAAACTCGATTTGCAGATTATCAGTGAGATGATGAATAATGCTGAGATCTCCTATGCGGATCTGGGGAAGAAACTTTTCGTTTCGGGAGGCACTATCCACGTTAGAATGAAGAAATTGCAAGAACTAGGTATAGTTAAAGGTACAAAATTACATGTAGATTTAAAAATGATCGGATATGATGTGATTGCCTTTATTGGTATTTACCTGGAAAAAAGCTCCATGTATGATACGGTAGCCAAAGAATTACGCAAGATTCCTGAGATGGTACGCCTCAATTATACTACCGGTAGTTATAGTATGTTCGCGGAAATCATTTGTAAAGATATCACCCAGCTTCGTCGTATCCTGCACGATGAGTTACAGAAAATCAAGGGAATAGAAAGAACGGAGACCCTGATATCCCTGGAAGAAAGTTTTTACCGTACTATTAATGTGGTGGAATAG
- a CDS encoding hemolysin family protein: MDGYTIIILVFLVLLAGFFSGIEAAFANVNKLSIELRKKQGRTTGKILASFNENPSRFLATSLVGFTITIVIYAIMMAGAIQPLGAVAAPEIANMQPLVIFLEILLASLVILFLGFFIPRAIFRSRPEGLLSFFALPISMIAKPLYIIGNVMVSVAEWMLKYLFNVRLLENRESFTRVDVENFIRQSQQHVSENQELNTELFENALSLAHVKIRGCLIPRKEIEALEIGSPIEDARNKFMETKLSKIIIYEESIDNILGYIHQLDLFKSPKEIRHMIHPILAVPETMSAIDLLSKFNKERKSIAWVVDEFGGTAGIVTIEDVLEEIFGEIKDEHDVEEFVEKQIAEKEYIFSGRLELDYLNEKYGLDFPEDESETLSGYIINHHETIPKIKERIIIDDYEFDILNVTDTRIEMVKMKILG; encoded by the coding sequence ATGGACGGATACACAATTATCATTTTAGTCTTTCTGGTGCTCTTAGCCGGCTTCTTCTCCGGTATTGAAGCTGCGTTTGCGAACGTAAACAAACTTAGCATCGAACTCAGAAAGAAGCAGGGTAGGACAACCGGCAAGATCCTGGCCTCATTCAATGAGAATCCCAGCAGATTCCTGGCAACCAGCCTGGTAGGCTTCACGATTACTATCGTGATCTATGCCATTATGATGGCAGGGGCCATTCAGCCACTGGGCGCAGTAGCCGCGCCGGAAATAGCCAACATGCAACCACTGGTCATCTTCCTGGAGATACTGCTGGCTTCGCTTGTGATCTTATTCCTGGGCTTTTTTATCCCGCGGGCTATCTTCCGGTCAAGGCCGGAAGGATTACTCAGCTTTTTTGCACTGCCGATTTCCATGATCGCGAAGCCTTTGTATATCATTGGCAACGTAATGGTGTCTGTGGCAGAATGGATGCTGAAATATCTCTTTAACGTACGACTGCTGGAGAACCGCGAATCATTTACCCGCGTAGATGTGGAAAACTTCATCCGACAGTCGCAGCAGCATGTTTCTGAGAACCAGGAACTCAATACCGAATTATTCGAAAATGCCCTTTCGCTGGCGCATGTTAAAATCAGAGGCTGTCTTATTCCCCGCAAGGAAATAGAAGCCCTTGAAATAGGCAGCCCTATTGAAGATGCACGGAATAAATTCATGGAAACCAAACTGTCGAAGATTATTATCTATGAAGAAAGCATTGATAATATCCTTGGTTATATTCATCAGCTGGACCTTTTTAAATCACCTAAGGAGATCAGGCACATGATCCATCCGATTCTGGCAGTGCCGGAAACGATGAGTGCCATCGATCTGCTGAGTAAGTTTAATAAGGAGAGAAAAAGCATTGCCTGGGTAGTAGATGAATTTGGAGGAACTGCAGGTATTGTGACCATAGAAGATGTTTTGGAAGAGATATTCGGGGAGATAAAAGATGAGCACGATGTAGAAGAGTTTGTAGAGAAGCAGATAGCAGAGAAAGAATATATTTTCTCTGGCCGCCTCGAACTTGATTATTTGAATGAAAAATACGGATTGGATTTTCCTGAGGACGAAAGTGAAACTTTATCTGGGTATATCATCAATCATCATGAGACAATTCCTAAAATCAAGGAACGTATCATTATAGATGATTATGAATTTGATATCTTAAATGTGACCGATACAAGGATAGAAATGGTGAAGATGAAGATCCTGGGATAG
- the gmk gene encoding guanylate kinase, protein MEKKIIIITAPSGAGKTTITRRLLAEMPQLAFSISAATREARANEVNGKDYYFMSTDEFHQKIDENAFAEYEMVYAGKYYGTLKSELERIWNNEQIPMVDIDVKGALSIKEKYHQEALTIFIEPPSIDALRERLSERGTETQASMDERLAKARYELSFSHEFDTIVVNDVLERAYHEVKKLVTEFLHIK, encoded by the coding sequence ATGGAAAAAAAGATCATCATTATTACTGCTCCTTCCGGTGCAGGGAAAACTACCATCACCCGCAGACTGCTGGCAGAAATGCCGCAGCTGGCATTTTCTATTTCTGCTGCCACCCGTGAAGCACGTGCTAATGAAGTCAATGGAAAAGATTATTATTTCATGTCCACAGATGAATTTCATCAGAAAATAGATGAAAATGCGTTTGCTGAATATGAAATGGTATATGCCGGTAAATATTATGGTACCCTGAAAAGCGAACTGGAAAGGATCTGGAACAATGAGCAGATACCAATGGTAGATATTGATGTAAAAGGTGCCTTGTCTATCAAGGAAAAATATCACCAGGAAGCACTGACGATCTTTATTGAACCACCGAGTATAGATGCACTGCGCGAGCGCCTCAGTGAGCGTGGTACGGAAACGCAGGCCTCTATGGACGAGCGGCTGGCAAAGGCCCGCTATGAACTTTCGTTTTCACATGAATTTGATACAATTGTTGTTAATGATGTGCTGGAGAGAGCCTATCACGAAGTAAAAAAACTGGTAACAGAATTTTTACATATAAAATAG
- a CDS encoding DUF5522 domain-containing protein produces MKQPLVEKIDFYYNEQGYMVFTEKFHLDRGHCCGNGCRHCPYDFEKVPEPKRTLLLANRQRREEEK; encoded by the coding sequence ATGAAGCAGCCGTTGGTGGAGAAGATTGATTTCTACTATAACGAACAGGGATATATGGTCTTTACCGAAAAATTTCACCTCGACAGGGGCCATTGCTGCGGAAATGGCTGCAGACACTGCCCTTACGATTTCGAAAAAGTACCGGAACCGAAACGAACATTACTGCTGGCAAACCGCCAAAGAAGAGAAGAAGAAAAGTAA
- a CDS encoding DUF4290 domain-containing protein, whose product MEYNTTRNHLIMKEYGRNIQKMVEFLLTIEDDMDRQRNSMAVIELMGTLNPHLKNVEDFRHKLWDHIFNISGFALKVESPYPIPTKETLKARPERLEYPKKYPRNRHFGKNLEMVIDKAISEENPEKKEGFTQTVANYMKLAYGNWHKESVHDDAIRAELLSITGNQLEYHPGAAPVSSANSTQNFSQGNSNVGNSNNDPFRTSSGKRKNFQQNNKFKSNNSGKGNNNKHNNKFNKNRNK is encoded by the coding sequence ATGGAATACAATACCACGCGTAATCACCTGATAATGAAAGAGTACGGCAGAAATATCCAGAAAATGGTGGAATTCCTGCTTACCATTGAGGACGATATGGATCGCCAGCGTAATTCTATGGCTGTAATTGAACTGATGGGTACGCTAAATCCGCATTTAAAGAATGTGGAGGATTTCAGACATAAACTGTGGGATCACATCTTCAATATCTCCGGTTTTGCACTGAAGGTGGAATCGCCTTATCCAATCCCAACAAAAGAAACTTTAAAAGCCAGACCAGAAAGACTGGAGTATCCTAAAAAATACCCAAGAAACCGTCACTTCGGTAAAAACCTGGAAATGGTGATAGATAAAGCTATCTCGGAAGAAAACCCTGAGAAAAAAGAAGGCTTTACCCAAACCGTGGCCAACTACATGAAGCTGGCCTATGGCAACTGGCACAAAGAAAGCGTTCATGATGATGCTATCCGCGCAGAATTACTGTCTATTACAGGTAACCAGCTGGAGTATCATCCTGGTGCAGCTCCTGTCAGCAGCGCTAATTCTACCCAGAACTTCTCACAGGGTAACTCCAATGTTGGTAACAGCAACAATGATCCGTTCCGTACCAGCAGCGGTAAACGCAAAAATTTCCAGCAGAACAACAAGTTCAAAAGCAATAATAGCGGCAAGGGAAATAATAACAAGCATAATAACAAGTTCAATAAAAACAGGAATAAGTAG
- a CDS encoding HdeD family acid-resistance protein: MPNFYSAYWWIFLLRGIFALILGVLAIFWPGATFTTLVVFLGAYLFFAGIFAIVGAFAARKSSENWGVFLLSGIIGLILGVLTIINPFATGAALIYLVAFWAIVAGLFEIVIAIRLRKIITGEGWYILGGVITILFGILLISKPVAAAITLTWIFGFYAIVSGIMLISLSLRLRKG; this comes from the coding sequence ATGCCTAATTTTTATAGCGCTTATTGGTGGATTTTTTTGCTAAGGGGAATCTTTGCCCTGATATTGGGTGTATTGGCTATTTTCTGGCCTGGTGCCACTTTCACAACTTTGGTAGTATTCCTGGGTGCCTATCTGTTCTTCGCCGGTATCTTCGCTATAGTGGGTGCATTCGCTGCCCGAAAATCATCTGAAAACTGGGGTGTGTTTTTGCTGTCCGGAATTATTGGTTTGATATTAGGAGTCCTGACTATTATTAATCCTTTCGCCACTGGAGCAGCACTTATTTATCTGGTTGCTTTCTGGGCAATAGTGGCTGGTTTATTCGAAATTGTAATTGCTATCAGACTGAGAAAAATAATCACAGGTGAAGGCTGGTACATTCTTGGTGGAGTCATAACTATCTTATTTGGCATACTGCTAATTTCCAAGCCAGTGGCCGCTGCCATTACCCTGACCTGGATTTTTGGTTTTTATGCGATTGTTTCGGGAATCATGTTGATCTCTTTATCACTACGGCTCCGAAAAGGATGA